The following DNA comes from Plasmodium coatneyi strain Hackeri chromosome 9, complete sequence.
CGTTTCGCATGTACACACAAGtgattatattttaaaagttaAACGTTGGAGCGTAACGGAATGAGAAACAtggcatgaaaaaaaaaaaaaaaaaaagtcgctAAATGAGAGGGTCCAATGATATAATCGAAGTGGcaagaaggagggaaggaagcagATAAGCAAACAAAGCAAGGATCTTCCTCcctctcctttccttccacagCAAGTGCACAATTTCCATATATAAGCCAAGCGTCTggttggggaaaaaaaaataaatctccACAAAGGAGCTGCTATGCAGTATCACGGTTACGCATCACACGTCGCATTTTCGGCCTACTGCCCAACCGGGTCAACAGTTCACAGGATGGTTGCGACATCGTacgtttctccttttacgCATGTGTGGTCTGATCGGTACGCGTAAGCACGCTCGCAGGTATCGTCTCTATCCATTCGTTTTTCCATCTTCCTTCGATTTCATGTTCTTCCGCTCCGCATGTGAAGAGAGAGAACCCGTTTAACCCTTGCTAAATTTCGTCTTCTTGGCTGGCTGTACGACCTTCTTTTGGGGATAGTAAATTCTCTTCAGGCTTGGGAGCAGCGAGTTCTCAATTCgctctgcttttttcttatccGAAAAAACCATCGTGTAAAGGTACTTCTTCGTTCTCAGCTTCAACTTTGTGATTATGgtgtttttctttgttttgctttttttcttcattatgaTGACCGCCGTGGTGTCGGGCTTCCTGCTGATTTTCAGGAACTTGCGGATGTCGGTAATTTGCTTCGGCATTTTGGGCTTATCAATTGAGAGAGGGGGGTATATTGTAAGAGTTGGTAGATATTCGTTGGGAACAGGCTGGctgttatttattatatttgcTCTGATGTATAACGCAGAAAGGATGAGTTTCTCCCTGGTGAACGTAACGATTTTGCGCTAAAAGGTAACCTTGgctgcttcttctcttttgcGGTAA
Coding sequences within:
- a CDS encoding 60S ribosomal protein L38-1 is translated as MPKQITDIRKFLKISRKPDTTAVIIMKKKSKTKKNTIITKLKLRTKKYLYTMVFSDKKKAERIENSLLPSLKRIYYPQKKVVQPAKKTKFSKG